Proteins from a genomic interval of Lolium perenne isolate Kyuss_39 chromosome 1, Kyuss_2.0, whole genome shotgun sequence:
- the LOC127331241 gene encoding uncharacterized protein, whose product MIGQSEHEALTAGHSTGPSEQMVAQFAAEPGYWSAFVDISERVEGLPEALDDDARSSSSESSSDEEGVGPSRRAVAAPMDPEFLKTITISNEFRSVPGIGEASLQVGQTFPDKDSADQAIKRYALAISRQHRVKQSDQRQLKVICVKLNEGCGGRVIARVSPGVCQPWHISKIEPHSCEQLGALDNHRNITAKYVSHIMQVAVEEDITLGTKKLQKTAEDLIGFPVSFSKTRRAKEEIFQRLYGTYEEAYDLAPRLLHHIAATNQGTQVVRRVRQHPLEKNQEILDRLFWAFPQTIRAFHHCHPVLSIDGTFLTGKYKGTLLVAIAADANNQLLPIAYALIEAEC is encoded by the coding sequence ATGATAGGCCAATCAGAGCATGAGGCACTGACTGCAGGCCATAGCACCGGCCCATCGGAGCAGATGGTCGCCCAGTTTGCTGCCGAGCCAGGATACTGGTCCGCGTTCGTTGACATTAGCGAGCGTGTGGAGGGACTGCCAGAGGCGTTAGACGATGACGCTCGTTCTTCTTCGTCTGAATCCTCCTCGGACGAAGAAGGCGTCGGTCCTTCCCGGAGGGCGGTTGCGGCACCAATGGACCCTGAGTTCTTAAAAACAATTACCATCAGCAATGAATTCCGCTCTGTTCCAGGCATAGGGGAGGCGAGTCTGCAGGTTGGGCAAACTTTCCCAGACAAGGACTCGGCTGACCAAGCAATCAAGAGGTATGCGTTGGCCATATCTCGGCAACACAGAGTGAAGCAGTCTGATCAAAGGCAGCTGAAAGTCATATGCGTCAAATTGAATGAGGGTTGCGGGGGGAGAGTTATCGCTCGGGTGAGCCCTGGGGTATGTCAGCCATGGCATATCTCAAAAATAGAACCCCATAGCTGCGAGCAATTGGGGGCTCTTGACAACCACCGCAACATCACTGCAAAATATGTATCACATATCATGCAAGTGGCGGTGGAAGAAGATATAACCCTTGGTACAAAGAAGCTGCAAAAAACCGCGGAAGATCTGATTGGCTTCCCGGTCAGCTTTAGTAAGACAAGGCGGGCGAAGGAGGAGATTTTCCAGAGATTGTATGGCACCTATGAGGAGGCATATGATCTTGCCCCGAGACTACTCCATCATATAGCAGCAACTAACCAGGGGACTCAAGTGGTCAGGAGAGTTCGTCAACACCCTTTGGAGAAAAACCAAGAAATCCTTGATCGTTTATTCTGGGCATTCCCCCAGACTATACGTGCATTCCATCACTGCCACCCGGTGCTGTCAATAGATGGTACCTTTCTCACAGGAAAGTACAAGGGCACACTCTTGGTGGCGATCGCAGCTGATGCAAATAATCAGCTCTTGCCTATTGCCTATGCACTTATCGAGGCTGAATGCTGA
- the LOC127292766 gene encoding transcription factor bHLH51 has translation MASTASRRQPTPTAAPELSSSSGRSETEARSLKVHSEAERRRRERINGHLATLRRMMPDANQMDKATLLSSVVSQVRHLKRKAAETATQPLTPIPPEANEITVRCYTAGSDDRTTCIRATVSCDDRPGLFTGLAGAFRGLGLRTLRAEFASLGGRAHHVFVLCNEDGDVGAGPRALELTVWQALAQVAFPETAFGGTSWSKRQRILDAGCSLMYSV, from the exons ATGGCATCGACGGCTTCTAGACGCCAGCCTACTCCGACGGCCGCGCCGGAGCTGTCGTCGTCCTCGGGACGGAGCGAGACGGAGGCGAGGTCCCTGAAGGTCCACAGCGAGGCCGAGAGGCGGCGGCGGGAGAGGATCAATGGTCATCTGGCTACGCTCAGGAGAATGATGCCCGATGCTAACCAG ATGGACAAGGCCACATTGCTAAGCAGTGTGGTGAGCCAAGTGAGGCACCTCAAGAGGAAGGCAGCCGAAACCGCCACACAACCGCTGACGCCCATTCCTCCGGAGGCCAACGAGATCACAGTCCGTTGCTACACAGCCGGCAGCGACGACCGGACCACGTGCATTCGCGCCACCGTCAGCTGCGACGACCGGCCGGGCCTATTCACGGGCCTCGCCGGAGCGTTCCGCGGCCTCGGGCTGAGGACACTGAGGGCGGAGTTTGCCTCACTGGGAGGAAGGGCGCACCACGTGTTCGTGCTCTGCAACGAGGACGGCGATGTCGGTGCTGGACCTAGGGCCCTGGAGCTGACAGTGTGGCAGGCGTTGGCCCAGGTCGCCTTCCCGGAGACGGCGTTCGGTGGTACCTCGTGGAGCAAGAGGCAGAGGATTTTGGACGCGGGCTGCTCACTCATGTACTCCGTATGA